In a single window of the Elaeis guineensis isolate ETL-2024a chromosome 6, EG11, whole genome shotgun sequence genome:
- the LOC105046493 gene encoding protein neprosin-like, translating into MAAYGEEKERRKMEEWPKEEAACSQGGREWRPPMVEKKKGGGQRGGRHKQETSPDGDIIDSVRISHQPAFPLLKNVPHCPESSDESKFPPIDENEECSSIPQLWHQNGRCPVDTIPIRRNKKDDVLKHAIVYVQGGFYYGAKATMNMWNPKLESPDAFSLSQLWIIGGPDQLLDTIEAGWFIQTCMEIIKQDYWTQDGYQSTGCCNLKCPGFIQVYKKIALGAAIDPISSYGGKQYDITLYVWKDPKTGNWWLHYGNLSPLGYWPSSLLPYLTYGGPQRGRGYREHKVKWSAHLDKDGQWPFPRRRFWQGELLQEHSNS; encoded by the exons ATGGCGGCCTATggcgaagaaaaagaaaggaggaagatGGAGGAGTGGCCCAAGGAGGAGGCGGCGTGCTCACAGGGGGGCAGGGAGTGGAGGCCGCCTATGGtggagaaaaagaaaggaggaggGCAGAGAGGGGGCCGGCACAAGCAAGAGACG AGTCCGGATGGAGATATCATAGACTCTGTCCGCATCTCTCATCAGCCAGCCTTTCCTCTACTCAAGAACGTACCACACTGTCCAG AATCTTCAGATGAGTCCAAGTTTCCCCCCATCGATGAGAACGAGGAATGTAGCTCCATACCTCAGCTTTGGCATCAAAATGGGAGGTGCCCCGTGGACACCATCCCTATTAGGAGGAACAAGAAAGATGATGTTTTGAAG CATGCGATTGTTTATGTACAAGGAGGTTTCTACTATGGAGCAAAGGCAACCATGAATATGTGGAACCCAAAACTGGAATCGCCAGATGCGTTCAGTCTGTCTCAGCTTTGGATTATTGGAGGACCTGATCAACTTCTAGATACCATCGAAGCTGGCTG GTTTATCCAGACGTGTATGGAGATAATAAAACAAGACTACTGGACT CAAGATGGTTATCAATCAACAGGCTGCTGCAACCTAAAATGCCCTGGGTTCATTCAAGTCTACAAGAAGATAGCATTGGGTGCCGCCATCGACCCCATTTCGAGCTATGGTGGAAAACAATATGACATCACTTTATATGTCTGGAAG GATCCAAAGACAGGGAATTGGTGGTTGCACTATGGGAATCTGTCTCCATTAGGATACTGGCCTTCATCCTTGTTGCCTTATTTGACATATGGTGGCCCCCAAAGGGGGAGGGGATATCGTGAACATAAAGTTAAATGGTCAGCACACCTCGACAAAGATGGGCAGTGGCCATTTCCCAGAAGAAGGTTTTGGCAAGGCGAGCTACTTCAAGAACATTCAAATAGTTGA